In one Balaenoptera musculus isolate JJ_BM4_2016_0621 chromosome 2, mBalMus1.pri.v3, whole genome shotgun sequence genomic region, the following are encoded:
- the CREM gene encoding cAMP-responsive element modulator isoform X23: MQKPIMAVTGDETDEETELAPSHMAATTGDMPTYQIRAPTTALPQGVMMAASPGSLHSPQQLAEEATRKRELRLMKNREAAKECRRRKKEYVKCLESRVAVLEVQNKKLIEELETLKDICSPKTD, from the exons ATGCAGAAGCCCATCATGGCTGTAACTGGAGACGAAACAG atgaggaaactgaacttgccccaagtcacatGGCTG CCACCACTGGTGACATGCCGACTTACCAGATCCGAGCTCCGACCACTGCTTTGCCACAGGGAGTAATGATGGCTGCCTCGCCAGGAAGCCTGCACAGTCCCCAGCAACTAGCAGAGGAAGCAACACGCAAACGAGAGCTGAGGCTAATGAAAAATAG GGAAGCTGCTAAAGAATGTCGACGTCGAAAGAAAGAATATGTCAAATGTCTGGAGAGTCGAGTTGCAGTGCTGGAAGTTCAGAACAAGAAGCTCATAGAGGAACTGGAAACCTTGAAAGACATTTGCTCTCCTAAAACAGATTAG
- the CREM gene encoding cAMP-responsive element modulator isoform X22, which produces MQKPIMAVTGDETDEETELAPSHMAATTGDMPTYQIRAPTTALPQGVMMAASPGSLHSPQQLAEEATRKRELRLMKNREAARECRRKKKEYVKCLENRVAVLENQNKTLIEELKALKDLYCRKVE; this is translated from the exons ATGCAGAAGCCCATCATGGCTGTAACTGGAGACGAAACAG atgaggaaactgaacttgccccaagtcacatGGCTG CCACCACTGGTGACATGCCGACTTACCAGATCCGAGCTCCGACCACTGCTTTGCCACAGGGAGTAATGATGGCTGCCTCGCCAGGAAGCCTGCACAGTCCCCAGCAACTAGCAGAGGAAGCAACACGCAAACGAGAGCTGAGGCTAATGAAAAATAG GGAAGCTGCCCGGGAGTGtcgcaggaagaagaaagaatatgtCAAATGTCTTGAAAACCGTGTGGCTGTGCTTGAAAACCAGAACAAGACTCTCATTGAGGAACTCAAGGCCCTCAAAGATCTTTACTGCCGTAAAGTAGAGTGA
- the CREM gene encoding cAMP-responsive element modulator isoform X24, which produces MQKPIMAVTGDETATTGDMPTYQIRAPTTALPQGVMMAASPGSLHSPQQLAEEATRKRELRLMKNREAARECRRKKKEYVKCLENRVAVLENQNKTLIEELKALKDLYCRKVE; this is translated from the exons ATGCAGAAGCCCATCATGGCTGTAACTGGAGACGAAACAG CCACCACTGGTGACATGCCGACTTACCAGATCCGAGCTCCGACCACTGCTTTGCCACAGGGAGTAATGATGGCTGCCTCGCCAGGAAGCCTGCACAGTCCCCAGCAACTAGCAGAGGAAGCAACACGCAAACGAGAGCTGAGGCTAATGAAAAATAG GGAAGCTGCCCGGGAGTGtcgcaggaagaagaaagaatatgtCAAATGTCTTGAAAACCGTGTGGCTGTGCTTGAAAACCAGAACAAGACTCTCATTGAGGAACTCAAGGCCCTCAAAGATCTTTACTGCCGTAAAGTAGAGTGA
- the CREM gene encoding cAMP-responsive element modulator isoform X25, translated as MQKPIMAVTGDETATTGDMPTYQIRAPTTALPQGVMMAASPGSLHSPQQLAEEATRKRELRLMKNREAAKECRRRKKEYVKCLESRVAVLEVQNKKLIEELETLKDICSPKTD; from the exons ATGCAGAAGCCCATCATGGCTGTAACTGGAGACGAAACAG CCACCACTGGTGACATGCCGACTTACCAGATCCGAGCTCCGACCACTGCTTTGCCACAGGGAGTAATGATGGCTGCCTCGCCAGGAAGCCTGCACAGTCCCCAGCAACTAGCAGAGGAAGCAACACGCAAACGAGAGCTGAGGCTAATGAAAAATAG GGAAGCTGCTAAAGAATGTCGACGTCGAAAGAAAGAATATGTCAAATGTCTGGAGAGTCGAGTTGCAGTGCTGGAAGTTCAGAACAAGAAGCTCATAGAGGAACTGGAAACCTTGAAAGACATTTGCTCTCCTAAAACAGATTAG
- the LOC118890254 gene encoding LOW QUALITY PROTEIN: heterogeneous nuclear ribonucleoprotein K-like (The sequence of the model RefSeq protein was modified relative to this genomic sequence to represent the inferred CDS: inserted 2 bases in 2 codons; deleted 2 bases in 1 codon) — translation METEQPEETFPNTETNGEFGKRPAADMEEEQTFKRSRNTDEMVELRILLQSKNAGAVIGKGGKNSKALRTDYNASVLFPDSSGPERILSISADTETIGEILKKIIPTLEEGPQLPSPTATSQLPLESDAVECLNYQHSKGCDFDCQLRLLIHQSLAGGIIGVKGAKIKELQXNTHTTIKLFQERCPQSTDRVVLIGGKPVRVVECIKIILDLISESPIKGRAQPYDPNFYDETYDYGGFTMMFDDRRGRPVGFPMPGRGGFDRMPPGRGGRPMPPSRRDYDDRSPRRGPPPPPPGRGGWGGGRAWNLPLPPPPPRGGDLMAYDRRGRPGDRYDGMVGFSXDETGDSAVDTWSPSEWQMAYEPQGGSGYDYSYAGGRGSYGDLGGSIVTTQVTIPEDLAGSIIGKGGQWMKQICHESGASIKIDEPLEGSKDWIITITGTQDQIQNAQYLLQNSVKQYADVEGF, via the exons atggaaactgaaCAGCCAGAGGAAACCTTTCCCAACACCGAAACCAATGGCGAATTTGGTAAGCGCCCTGCTGCAGATATGGAAGAGgaacaaacttttaaaagatcTAGAAACACTGATGAGATGGTTGAATTACGCATTCTGCTTCAGAGCAAGAATGCTGGGGCAGTGATtggaaaaggaggcaagaatagtaAGGCTCTCCGTACAGACTACAATGCCAGTGTTTTATTCCCAGACAGCAGTGGCCCCGAGCGCATATTGAGTATCAGTGCTGATACTGAAACAATTGgagaaattctgaagaaaatcATCCCTACCTTGGAAGAGGGCCCGCAGTTGCCATCGCCCACTGCCACCAGCCAGCTCCCGCTCGAATCTGATGCTGTGGAATGCTTAAATTACCAACACTCTAAAGGATGCGACTTCGACTGCCAGTTGAGACTGTTGATCCATCAGAGTCTGGCTGGAGGAATTATTGGGGTCAAAGGTGCTAAAATCAAAGAACTTC GGAACACTCACACAACAATCAAGCTTTTCCAGGAACGTTGTCCTCAATCCACT GACAGAGTTGTTCTTATTGGAGGAAAACCTGTTAGGGTTGTAGAGTGCATAAAGATCATCCTTGATCTTATATCAGAGTCTCCCATCAAAGGACGTGCTCAGCCTTATGATCCAAATTTTTACGATGAAACCTATGATTATGGTGGTTTTACAATGATGTTTGATGACCGCCGTGGACGTCCCGTGGGATTTCCCATGCCGGGAAGAGGTGGTTTTGACAGAATGCCTCCTGGTCGGGGTGGGCGTCCCATGCCTCCATCCAGAAGAGATTATGATGATAGGAGCCCTCGTCGAggacctcctccacctcctcctggacGAGGGGGCTGGGGTGGTGGCAGAGCTTGGaaccttcctcttcctccaccaccacccagaGGAGGAGATCTAATGGCCTATGACAGAAGAGGAAGACCTGGAGACCGTTATGATGGCATGGTTGGTTTCA TTGATGAAACTGGGGACTCTGCAGTAGATACATGGAGCCCATCAGAGTGGCAGATGGCTTATGAACCACAGGGTGGCTCTGGATATGATTATTCCTATGCAGGGGGTCGTGGCTCATATGGTGATCTTGGTGGATCTATTGTTACTACACAAGTAACTATTCCCGAAGATCTGGCTGGATCTATTATTGGCAAAGGTGGTCAGTGGATGAAACAAATCTGTCATGAGTCAGGAGCTTCGATCAAAATTGATGAGCCTTTAGAGGGGTCCAAAGATTGGATCATTACCATTACAGGAACGCAGGACCAGATACAGAATGCACAGTATTTGCTGCAGAACAGTGTGAAACAGTATGCAGATGTTGAAGGATTCTAA
- the CREM gene encoding cAMP-responsive element modulator isoform X26, which produces MPTYQIRAPTTALPQGVMMAASPGSLHSPQQLAEEATRKRELRLMKNREAARECRRKKKEYVKCLENRVAVLENQNKTLIEELKALKDLYCRKVE; this is translated from the exons ATGCCGACTTACCAGATCCGAGCTCCGACCACTGCTTTGCCACAGGGAGTAATGATGGCTGCCTCGCCAGGAAGCCTGCACAGTCCCCAGCAACTAGCAGAGGAAGCAACACGCAAACGAGAGCTGAGGCTAATGAAAAATAG GGAAGCTGCCCGGGAGTGtcgcaggaagaagaaagaatatgtCAAATGTCTTGAAAACCGTGTGGCTGTGCTTGAAAACCAGAACAAGACTCTCATTGAGGAACTCAAGGCCCTCAAAGATCTTTACTGCCGTAAAGTAGAGTGA
- the CREM gene encoding cAMP-responsive element modulator isoform X21 codes for MALPTSIYQTSTGQYIAIAQGGTIQISNPGSDGVQGLQALTMTNSGAPPPGATIVQYAAQSADGTQQFFVPGSQVVVQDEETELAPSHMAATTGDMPTYQIRAPTTALPQGVMMAASPGSLHSPQQLAEEATRKRELRLMKNREAAKECRRRKKEYVKCLESRVAVLEVQNKKLIEELETLKDICSPKTD; via the exons ATGGCATTGCCGACTAGCATATATCAGACTAGCACGGGGCAATACA tTGCTATAGCCCAAGGTGGAACAATCCAGATTTCTAACCCAGGATCTGATGGTGTTCAGGGACTGCAGGCATTAACAATGACAAATTCAGGAGCTCCTCCGCCAGGTGCTACAATTGTACAGTACGCAGCACAGTCAGCAGATGGCACACAGCAGTTCTTTGTCCCAGGCAGCCAGGTGGTGGTTCAAG atgaggaaactgaacttgccccaagtcacatGGCTG CCACCACTGGTGACATGCCGACTTACCAGATCCGAGCTCCGACCACTGCTTTGCCACAGGGAGTAATGATGGCTGCCTCGCCAGGAAGCCTGCACAGTCCCCAGCAACTAGCAGAGGAAGCAACACGCAAACGAGAGCTGAGGCTAATGAAAAATAG GGAAGCTGCTAAAGAATGTCGACGTCGAAAGAAAGAATATGTCAAATGTCTGGAGAGTCGAGTTGCAGTGCTGGAAGTTCAGAACAAGAAGCTCATAGAGGAACTGGAAACCTTGAAAGACATTTGCTCTCCTAAAACAGATTAG